The genomic interval TGTATTCGGGCAAAATCAATAGCACTTGTACCAGATGCAGAAATTACTTTCTGTCCAGAAAATTGTTTTACTTCTTCTTTTAAAATTACTATAGACGGACCTTCGGGCATATATTCATTAATTAAAAAGTGCAGTTTAAAAAACTGCACTTTGGTGGTATTTAAACTTTATTCGATTTCTGCGGCTTCGAGATTAATGGCATTTACAGCGACTTCTGTCAGTATTTTATCAGCACCTTTTTCTTCATCTAGGGTTTGTTCTAGCAAAGTTGCTGCTTCTGGCAAACCAAGAGTTTCGGCAAATTGTCTTAAAGTACCATAAGTTGCAATTTCGTAATGCTCAATTTTCTGGCTCGCAGCAATAATTGCAGCATCACGCACTACTCCTATTTCAGTTTCTTCAAGCATTCCTTTTGCTTCTTCAATTAGACCTTCCATAGCGTCACATTTTTTGGCACTAGGTTTTTGTCCAATAATTTTAAAGACTTGCTCTAAACGAACAATTTGCTCTTCAGTTTCTGTCAAATGATTATCGATTGCATCTTTTAACTCAACCGAAGAAGCATTTTTTACCATTGTTGGCAATGCTTTTGTCAAAGCTTTTTCTGCCCAATAAATATCTTTTAATCCATCTTCAAACAATTCTGTCAATCCAGATGCTGCGTTCGATTTTGGTTTAGTAACTCCTCTTGGAGTTGTTTCTTTTTTTGAAGTAGTTTCTTTTTTACTATCTGCAGTTTTCATGGTTTTATTTTTTGCGATTAATAAGATTATAAAATTAATAGCTACAAAATGGGACTGGTTATATGATTTAGAATATAAATTGCATTCTAAACATCTGTTAATTATACAATTAGACTTTATAATTCTATAATAAGTTCCTCTATTATGATGACTAGCTTTGTAATATACAAATCATAAAAACAAGATGTCATGAGCACTATAGATAAAAAAAACAGTAATTACAGAGAGATGAATAGTCACTTTTCGTCTGATAGAAATTTAGGAAAAGATCTTAAAGACGATGCAACCAAA from Flavobacterium sp. YJ01 carries:
- a CDS encoding ferritin-like domain-containing protein gives rise to the protein MKTADSKKETTSKKETTPRGVTKPKSNAASGLTELFEDGLKDIYWAEKALTKALPTMVKNASSVELKDAIDNHLTETEEQIVRLEQVFKIIGQKPSAKKCDAMEGLIEEAKGMLEETEIGVVRDAAIIAASQKIEHYEIATYGTLRQFAETLGLPEAATLLEQTLDEEKGADKILTEVAVNAINLEAAEIE